In Bos indicus x Bos taurus breed Angus x Brahman F1 hybrid chromosome 21, Bos_hybrid_MaternalHap_v2.0, whole genome shotgun sequence, one DNA window encodes the following:
- the NDN gene encoding necdin: MSEQSKDVCNPNFAAEASNSEVHSSPGIPGEPSSPGSQAATLTESESPPLSPPDAPLVSLPPQAPGEEGDPKALQQAAEEGRPHQAPSTTQLSPAPPAPAQLVQKAHELMWYVLVKDQKRMIIWFPDMVKDVIGSYKKWCRSILRRTSLILARVFGLHLRLTSLHTMEFSLVKALEPEELDRVALSNRMPMTGLLLMILSLIYVKGRGARESAVWNVLRILGLRPWKKHSTFGDVRKLITEEFVQQNYLKYQRVPHVEPPEYEFFWGSRASREITKMQIMEFLARVFKKTPQAWPSRYREALEEARALRAAHPTAHCPRNSVSED; this comes from the coding sequence ATGTCCGAACAAAGTAAGGATGTGTGCAACCCCAACTTTGCAGCCGAGGCCTCCAACTCTGAGGTGCACAGCAGCCCCGGCATTCCCGGGGAGCCCTCTTCTCCAGGGTCTCAGGCCGCGACCCTCACTGAGTCGGAGAGCCCTCCCTTAAGCCCGCCTGATGCCCCTCTGGTCTCGCTGCCTCCCCAGGCTCCAGGCGAAGAGGGAGACCCGAAGGCCCTGCAGCAGGCCGCTGAGGAAGGCCGTCCCCACCAGGCCCCGAGCACAACTCAGCTCAGCCCGgcgcccccggccccggcccAGCTGGTGCAGAAGGCACACGAGCTCATGTGGTACGTGCTGGTCAAGGACCAGAAGAGGATGATCATCTGGTTTCCAGACATGGTGAAGGATGTCATCGGCAGTTACAAGAAGTGGTGCAGAAGCATCCTTCGGCGCACCAGCCTCATCCTCGCACGCGTGTTCGGGCTGCACCTGAGGCTGACCAGCCTGCACACCATGGAGTTTTCGCTGGTCAAAGCTCTGGAGCCAGAGGAGTTGGACAGGGTCGCTCTGAGCAACCGCATGCCGATGACAGGCCTCCTGCTGATGATCCTGAGCCTCATTTACGTGAAGGGTCGCGGCGCTCGAGAGAGTGCAGTCTGGAACGTGCTGCGCATCTTGGGGCTGAGGCCTTGGAAGAAACACTCCACCTTCGGAGACGTGAGAAAGCTTATCACCGAGGAGTTCGTCCAGCAGAACTACCTGAAGTACCAGCGCGTCCCCCATGTCGAGCCCCCTGAGTACGAGTTCTTCTGGGGCTCCCGTGCCAGCCGCGAAATCACCAAGATGCAGATCATGGAGTTCCTGGCCAGGGTCTTTAAGAAAACCCCCCAGGCCTGGCCTTCCCGCTACAGGGAGGCTTTGGAAGAGGCTAGAGCCCTGCGGGCGGCCCACCCCACTGCCCACTGCCCCCGCAACAGTGTCTCAGAGGACTAG